Proteins encoded in a region of the Anopheles aquasalis chromosome 2, idAnoAquaMG_Q_19, whole genome shotgun sequence genome:
- the LOC126569398 gene encoding ATP synthase subunit delta, mitochondrial-like — translation MIVIKRAATSITRNRESIIRKICVRKYSETMNFTLAAANKVFYDSANIRQVDVPSFSGSFGILPMHVPTLAILLSGIVTVIESDGSLKQIFVSSGTVTINQDASVQVLAEEAHPIEDLDTSRCREIMLNAQNQLSVAVGQQEVAKAEIVLEVAEALVRAAE, via the exons ATGATTGTTATCAAACGTGCTGCTACTTCGATAACAAGAAACAGAGAATCCATAATACGAAAGATATGCGTGCGTAAATATTCGGAAACAATGAATTTTACGCTAGCCGCCGCGAACAAGGTATTCTACGATAGCGCCAACATCCGGCAAGTAGATGTCCCATCCTTCAGTGGCTCATTCGGCATCCTTCCTATGCACGTTCCAACACTCG CGATTCTTCTTTCCGGGATCGTTACTGTGATTGAAAGCGACGGAAGCCTGAAACAGATTTTCGTGTCTAGTGGAACCGTTACTATTAATCAAGATGCGTCGGTCCAGGTCCTAGCAGAAGAAGCCCATCCCATTGAAGATCTAGATACTTCCAGATGCCGCGAAATTATGTTAAATGCACAAAACCAGCTATCAGTTGCTGTAGGCCAGCAG GAAGTAGCCAAAGCAGAGATTGTTCTTGAAGTAGCAGAGGCACTTGTGCGAGCGGCCGAATGA
- the LOC126578567 gene encoding proteasome subunit alpha type-7-1, protein MSARYDRAVTVFSPDGHLLQVEYAQEAVRKGSTAIGVRGKDVVVLGVEKKSVAKLQEERTVRKICLLDHHVVMAFAGLTADARVLINRAQVECQSHKLNVEDPVTLEYITRFIAGMKQKYTQSNGRRPFGISCLIGGFDYDGKPHLYQTEPSGVYCEWKANATGRSAKTVREFLEAQYTPEAVSTEKGTITLAIRALLEVVQSGQKNLEVAVMRRDKPMTMLDAETIEQYVKTIEAEKEEEAEKKKMKK, encoded by the exons ATGTCGGCCAGATACGATCGTGCTGTTACAGTTTTCTCACCCGATGGCCACTTGCTGCAAGTGGAGTACGCCCAAGAAGCTGTCCGCAAAGGATCCACCGCG ATTGGAGTTCGGGGCAAAGATGTCGTAGTTCTGGGCGTCGAGAAAAAGTCGGTTGCTAAGCTGCAGGAGGAGCGAACAGTGCGCAAGATATGCCTGCTAGACCATCATGTTGTGATGGCTTTCGCCGGGCTCACTGCCGACGCAAGAGTGCTTATCAATCGGGCGCAAGTGGAATGCCAGTCGCATAAGCTGAACGTCGAAGATCCTGTTACGCTAGAGTACATTACCCGCTTTATTGCCGGGATGAAGCAAAAGTACACTCAAAGCAATGGACGCCGGCCGTTCGGTATATCGTGCCTTATCGGAGGCTTCGATTACGACGGTAAACCTCATTTGTATCAAACGGAACCATCGGGAGTCTATTGtgaatggaaagcaaacgcAACCGGGCGCTCGGCCAAGACAGTACGCGAGTTTCTCGAGGCACAGTACACACCGGAAGCAGTCAGCACTGAGAAGGGTACAATCACGCTAGCTATACGCGCCCTGTTGGAAGTTGTTCAGTCCGGACAGAAAAACCTCGAGGTAGCCGTTATGCGCCGTGATAAACCTATGACCATGCTGGATGCCGAGACGATTGAACAGTATGTGAAAACGATTGAagcagagaaggaggaagaagctgagaagaagaaaatgaagaaatga
- the LOC126575501 gene encoding zinc finger protein 595-like, with amino-acid sequence MEICRLCMGDTTLDSFSDLDDAHIYDKINDCLKIEVDPYDKVLPSTICWSCAKLVRKFYRFRRECWKTQRLLLIQLKREKSVKISNISKPLPLSLRDGRSTMKEIMWQRCLALPKKAKQEMMIEIMEISPPPSPTLPLMPQDDVVQQYQEESLEKGKVMDEIDGNEDISIPQDEAVSDWQVDESTPSVGQQSDCETQRLSPVPDSEGLLVDNFEKCDFEMKDIETLDNMPEKDEQKNYVNIHPDTTVMEKQENMQPDTKVFENYENIQPGTALNESNEIMQPVKKENECSKNVLQQNLECFKVENDVKLLNEESAPNTFPEYVEEYLDSDTCDYDSAPPNEQKSSESEQIVPTRSKPMTGKALYQSLLMKCSICDKEIERNRMEGHINKHKGLRPYQCGTDGCTAAFHCKHARRLHIRCRHGNDTFPCDICGKVYKARRDLLGHKRETHGEAKFECDICQKRFTTRSRLKQHRNYHVGERKHACPVCPSRFFNKFQLRVHARVHTGAKPFACRICSKFFTYRHLAKEHIVRHHGIHQSLDKEWIIAYPEEEIRHETDSKATTTYNEMDAEELSKLCRLCMADCRLDESCSDDKIRDKVLECLNISLNLNDGDLPSCICSLCAGKVEDFYQFRRKCWVVQESIVELIRKHYSEVPEMSPEQETDVNDSDMDEQEEDVAETEANVTSMDVFIELAPNRSGDSGQRNRPLQNAKEECLTCGKLVERVRMDGHRNRHLGLEPYQCLQSGCTASFACKVALRLHRNNLHSEGQYPCSLCDRVFTSKKKYYDHKMNVHSGKCFSCDICGARFSTNIKLNRHTVIHSSERPFACQLCPKAFYRNSNLKVHMRSHTKEKPFICPVCSKPFGYSRLVKQHLMRVHGETGRESPIMSEVVSA; translated from the exons ATGGAGATTTGCCGGTTGTGTATGGGCGACACCACTTTGGATTCGTTCAGTGACCTTGATGATGCTCATATTTACGACAAAATCAACGATTGCCTAAAAATCGAG GTGGATCCTTACGACAAAGTTTTACCTTCTACGATATGCTGGAGTTGTGCCAAGTTGGTACGAAAATTTTACCGCTTTCGTCGCGAATGCTGGAAGACTCAGAGGCTGCTGTTGATCCAACTGAAAAGAGAGAAGTCcgtaaaaatatcaaatatttcAAAACCACTGCCACTCTCCCTTCGCGATGGAAGGAGCACAATGAAGGAAATAATGTGGCAACGATGTTTGGCACTaccgaagaaagcgaaacaagaaatgatgattgaaattaTGGAAATAAGTCCCCCGCCTTCACCTACATTACCCCTTATGCCACAAGATGATGTCGTACAACAGTATCAAGAAGAGAGTCTGGAAAAAGGCAAAGTTATGGATGAGATTGACGGAAATGAAGATATATCAATACCACAGGATGAAGCGGTCAGCGACTGGCAGGTAGATGAGTCAACGCCGTCCGTGGGCCAACAGTCCGACTGCGAGACTCAACGTCTGTCTCCAGTCCCCGATTCCGAAGGATTGTTAGTAGATAATTTCGAGAAATGCGATTTCGAAATGAAAGACATAGAAACCTTGGATAACATGCCGGAAAAAGACGAACAAAAGAACTACGTTAACATACACCCGGATACAACGGTCatggaaaaacaagaaaacatgCAACCTGATACAAAGGTGTTcgaaaattatgaaaacatTCAGCCTGGTACAGCGCTCAATGAGAGTAACGAAATAATGCAGCCtgtaaagaaggaaaacgaatgCAGTAAAAATGTTCTCCAACAAAACCTGGAATGTTTTAAGGTGGAAAATGATGTAAAGTTACTGAATGAAGAATCTGCACCGAATACTTTTCCCGAGTACGTAGAGGAATATTTAGATTCGGACACTTGCGATTATGACTCTGCGCCTCCGAATGAGCAGAAAAGTAGTGAATCTGAGCAAATTGTGCCTACCCGTAGCAAACCAATGACTGGAAAAGCATTGTATCAATCTTTGCTCATGAAATGTTCGATTTGTGATAAGGAAATTGAACGCAACAGAATGGAAGGACATATCAACAAACATAAAGGACTTCGACCTTATCAGTGCGGTACGGACGGTTGTACTGCCGCATTTCACTGTAAGCACGCTCGTCGACTTCACATTCGTTGCCGACATGGAAACGATACTTTCCCATGTGACATCTGCGGCAAAGTGTACAAGGCAAGACGGGATTTGTTGGGTCACAAACGAGAAACTCACGGAGAGGCAAAGTTTGAGTGCGACATTTGCCAGAAACGGTTTACTACAAG ATCACGATTGAAACAGCATCGTAACTATCACGTTGGAGAGCGAAAACACGCCTGTCCAGTATGTCCTTCGAGGTTCTTTAACAAGTTTCAGTTGCGTGTGCACGCAAGAGTACATACGGGAGCAAAACCGTTTGCCTGTCGAATCTGTTCCAAATTCTTTACTTATCGACATTTGGCAAAGGAGCACATTGTTCGTCATCATGGCATTCATCAATCGCTCGACAAAGAGTGGATTATAGCGTATCCTGAAGAGGAGATTAGGCATGAAACCGACTCCAAAGCTACGACGACAT ATAACGAAATGGATGCTGAGGAATTAAGTAAATTGTGCCGTCTGTGTATGGCAGATTGCCGCCTAGATGAAAGCTGCTCCGACGACAAAATTCGGGATAAAGTATTGGAATGTCTAAACATATCG TTGAACTTGAATGACGGCGATTTACCATCCTGTATTTGTTCCTTATGTGCTGGTAAAGTGGAAGATTTCTACCAATTTCGTCGCAAATGCTGGGTGGTACAAGAGAGCATCGTAGAACTGATTCGGAAGCATTACAGTGAGGTTCCTGAAATGTCGCCGGAACAGGAAACGGACGTAAATGATTCCGACATGGATGAACAAGAGGAAGACGTAGCCGAGACGGAAGCGAATGTTACAAGCATGGATGTGTTTATTGAGCTAGCACCAAACAGAAGCGGAGATAGCGGTCAACGGAACCGTCCGTTGCAGAATGCAAAAGAGGAATGTTTAACGTGCGGCAAACTTGTCGAGAGGGTACGAATGGATGGCCATCGAAATCGTCATCTGGGGCTGGAACCGTACCAATGTCTCCAGTCTGGCTGTACCGCAAGCTTTGCATGCAAAGTGGCGCTCCGGCTGCACCGGAACAATTTGCACAGCGAAGGACAGTATCCATGCTCATTGTGCGATAGAGTATTCACGTCGAAAAAGAAATATTACGACCACAAAATGAATGTACATTCAGGAAAGTGCTTCAGCTGTGATATTTGTGGTGCAAGGTTTAGTACAAA TATCAAATTAAACCGTCATACTGTCATCCACTCCAGTGAACGTCCCTTCGCTTGCCAGCTATGTCCTAAGGCATTCTATCGCAACTCAAATCTTAAAGTGCATATGCGTTCACATACCAAAGAAAAGCCATTTATCTGTCCGGTATGTTCCAAACCATTCGGCTATTCAAGGCTCGTCAAACAACATTTAATGCGAGTCCACGGTGAAACTGGCAGAGAATCGCCAATCATGTCGGAGGTTGTTTCGGCCTAA
- the LOC126571855 gene encoding ER lumen protein-retaining receptor, whose translation MNIFRLSGDLSHLLAIILLLIKIWKTRSCAGISGKSQILFAIVYVSRYLDLVTTYISLYNTFMKLVFISAAIATIYLMYVKFKATYDHNHDSFRIEFLLIPCFVLALLINSAFTPLEILWTFSIYLEAVAILPQLFLVSKTGEAESITSHYLFALGSYRALYLLNWIYRYYAEGHYDLIAIFAGAIQTILYCDFFYLYITKVLKGKKLQLPA comes from the coding sequence atgaatattttccGACTGTCCGGTGACTTGTCACATCTGCTAGCGATTATCCTGCTGTTGATAAAGATTTGGAAGACCAGATCATGCGCCGGCATTTCCGGCAAGTCGCAGATTCTGTTCGCCATCGTTTACGTTAGTCGCTATCTGGACCTAGTGACAACGTACATCAGTTTGTACAACACTTTCATGAAGCTGGTCTTCATCAGCGCGGCGATCGCCACGATCTACTTGATGTACGTGAAGTTCAAGGCGACCTACGATCACAATCACGATTCCTTCCGCATCGAATTCCTGCTCATCCCGTGCTTCGTGCTGGCCCTGCTGATAAATAGCGCATTTACCCCGCTGGAGATCCTGTGGACCTTCTCCATCTACTTAGAAGCGGTGGCCATTCTGCCACAGCTCTTTTTGGTCAGCAAGACCGGCGAGGCGGAAAGCATTACAAGTCACTACCTATTCGCTCTGGGCTCATACCGTGCGCTTTATCTGCTGAACTGGATCTACCGGTACTATGCTGAGGGACATTACGATTTGATTGCCATCTTTGCTGGCGCTATACAAACTATCTTGTACTGCGATTTCTTTTACCTCTACATTACGAAGGTGCTTAAAGGCAAGAAGCTACAGTTACCAGCATAA
- the LOC126571856 gene encoding uncharacterized protein LOC126571856, translating into MKTTQALRYAVRLNYGQVNEIAGKSTDRNTTRSAALLAALGIGLSSFSMKQMLAKSGKKGH; encoded by the exons ATGAAAACGACACAGGCTCTTCGATACGCAGTGCGTCTGAACTATGGGCAG gTTAACGAAATTGCCGGAAAGTCCACGGATCGAAACACGACTAGATCGGCGGCACTTCTGGCAGCGCTTGGTATTGGCTTGTCTTCATTCAGCATGAAGCAGATGCTTGCGAAGTCAGGCAAAAAAGGACATTAA
- the LOC126571858 gene encoding mitochondrial import receptor subunit TOM7 homolog has protein sequence MLSPDVKERLGVVFEVVKTSFHWGFIPTLLYLGFRKGAEPGMPPIALTNILW, from the exons ATGCTTTCTCCGGATGTTAAAGAACGGCTTGGCGTCGTTTTCGAGGTAGTTAAAACCTCTTTCCACTGGGGCTTCATTCCAACTCTGCTGTATTTAG GATTCCGCAAAGGGGCAGAGCCGGGCATGCCGCCAATTGCGCTAACCAACATTCTGTGGTAG
- the LOC126571853 gene encoding methylcrotonoyl-CoA carboxylase subunit alpha, mitochondrial: MFHKLRTAAASFRGLATSCAVRSKHVPQRQIQKLLIANRGEIACRIMRTANRLGIRTVAVFSDADEKSFHVKMANEAYNIGPPASQQSYLRGDKILEVAKRAGCQAIHPGYGFLSENVEFAELCQREDVTFIGPPASAIRDMGIKSTSKHIMSAAGVPIINGYHGNDQSDEKLLAEARLIGFPLMIKAVRGGGGKGMRIAETEADFMPMLQSARTESEKAFGDTAMLLERYVRSPRHVEVQVFADHYGNAVYLYERDCSVQRRHQKIIEEAPAPGLSEALRKQLGEAAVRAAKAVNYVGAGTVEFILDKEDLSFHFMEMNTRLQVEHPITEMITGTDLVEWQIKVASGEPLPVTQEDIRKKGHAFEARIYAEDPAGGFLPGAGPLDYLSTPETSATTRVETGVRQGDEVSIHYDPMIAKLVVWGENRASSLQLLIEQLANYQIAGLQTNINFLLDLARHDHFQAADVHTGFIEQHMATLFPKKTVSTVKVIQMALAQVLNERVQLGGRTDNLRSPFDAELNFRPNYKPIHSLKLKLTEAEYLVDIETVDNHYNVRVNGGNWSKVSVHRKPYPNRFLLETNIDGHISCFNSVITAENVTLFDENGMINGEIVQPRFLLTESTVGGVDASSVTAPMPGVLDKVLVKPGDTVKIGTPVAVLIAMKMEHVLKAAKDGVVKAIPNAEGSNVKKGAVLLSFE, from the exons ATGTTTCACAAACTGCGCACGGCAGCCGCTAG CTTCCGGGGACTCGCTACGTCGTGTGCCGTTCGAAGCAAACATGTACCACAGAGACAAATCCAGAAATTGCTTATTGCCAATCGAGGCGAAATTGCCTGCCGGATAATGCGAACGGCCAACCGGCTCGGCATAAGAACTGTGGCCGTGttttccgatgccgatgaaaaGTCGTTCCACGTAAAAATG GCAAACGAGGCGTATAATATTGGACCGCCGGCTTCGCAGCAGTCCTACTTACGGGGTGATAAAATTCTGGAGGTGGCCAAAAGAGCAGGATGCCAAGCGATTCACCCAGGATACGGGTTTCTATCGGAAAATGTGGAATTTGCAGAGTTGTGCCAGAGAGAGGATGTAACGTTCATTGGCCCTCCGGCCAGTGCTATTCGCGACATGGGCATTAAGAGCACTTCGAAACACATTATGTCCGCTGCCGGTGTTCCTATCATCAATGGTTACCATGGAAACGATCAGTCGGACGAGAAGCTCCTGGCAGAAGCGCGGCTAATCGGTTTTCCGTTGATGATTAAGGCAGTTCGTGGCGGAGGTGGCAAAGGTATGCGCATCGCCGAGACGGAAGCGGATTTCATGCCGATGTTGCAGTCAGCCCGCACTGAGTCGGAGAAGGCATTTGGTGATACGGCCATGTTGTTGGAACGATACGTTCGCTCACCCCGGCACGTCGAAGTACAGGTGTTTGCAGATCACTACGGGAATGCCGTGTATCTCTACGAACGCGATTGTTCGGTGCAAAGACGGCATCAAAAAATCATTGAAGAAGCACCCGCCCCAGGTCTCTCGGAAGCGCTACGCAAGCAACTCGGCGAAGCGGCAGTTCGGGCCGCGAAAGCAGTGAACTATGTTGGTGCCGGCACTGTCGAGTTCATACTGGACAAAGAAGATCTGTCTTTCCATTTCATGGAGATGAACACACGACTCCAGGTGGAGCATCCGATTACTGAGATGATCACGGGCACCGATCTCGTAGAATGGCAAATAAAAGTGGCTTCCGGGGAACCGCTTCCTGTGACGCAGGAGGATATTCGGAAAAAAGGTCACGCCTTCGAAGCCCGTATCTACGCAGAAGATCCGGCGGGAGGATTTTTGCCCGGTGCCGGCCCCTTAGATTACCTTTCGACCCCTGAAACGTCGGCAACGACACGCGTCGAAACGGGAGTACGCCAAGGAGACGAAGTTTCGATTCATTACGATCCGATGATTGCTAAGTTGGTTGTCTGGGGAGAGAACAGAGCCAGCAGCCTTCAGCTGTTGATTGAACAGCTAGCAAACTATCAGATAGCTGGACTACAGACCAACATCAATTTTCTTTTGGATCTTGCTCGGCATGATCATTTCCAGGCAGCAGATGTGCATACGGGTTTTATAGAGCAGCATATGGCCACATTGTTTCCCAAGAAAACGGTTTCCACAGTGAAAGTGATACAAATGGCCTTAGCCCAAGTGCTGAACGAGCGAGTCCAGCTGGGTGGAAGAACAGATAACCTACGTAGTCCATTCGACGCGGAATTGAACTTCCGGCCCAATTACAAACCGATACATTCCCTTAAGTTGAAGCTAACCGAAgcagaatatttggttgacaTTGAGACAGTTGACAATCACTATAACGTTCGCGTAAATGGGGGCAATTGGTCAAAGGTGTCCGTACATCGCAAGCCATACCCCAACCGTTTCCTCTTGGAAACCAATATCGATGGACATATCTCGTGTTTTAATAGCGTAATCACCGCCGAAAATGTAACCCTGTTCGATGAG AATGGTATGATTAACGGGGAAATCGTTCAACCACGCTTCCTGCTTACAGAGAGCACTGTGGGCGGTGTTGATGCATCCAGCGTAACAGCTCCGATGCCTGGAGTATTGGACAAGGTCCTGGTAAAGCCTGGGGATACTGTGAAAATTGGAACGCCAGTGGCGGTGCTGATTGCAATGAAAATGGAACATGTGTTGAAGGCTGCCAAGGATGGCGTTGTTAAGGCAATTCCCAACGCCGAAGGTAGTAATGTAAAGAAAGGAGCCGTCTTATTATCTTTCGAATGA
- the LOC126571854 gene encoding beta-ureidopropionase, which translates to MSETNFKSLEDVLNKYIPSEELREVKRVLYGRSDDNELTFSDETISLAKDVDVELKGYVFDARKENLRRPRIVRVAAIQNTVDIPTTAPIHVQRDALHEKISNILRVAVSAGVNIVCLQEAWTMPFAFCTREKFPWCEFAEDVENGPTTKMLKELAKQYNMVIISPILERDSNHHDTIWNTAVVISNNGAYIGKHRKNHIPRVGDFNESTYYFEGNTGHPVFETQFGRIGINICYGRHHPQNWMMFGINGAEIVFNPSATVGALSEPLWGIEARNAAIANGYFTFAINRVGTEVFPNEFTSGNGLPAHKDFGPFYGSSYVAAPDGSRTPGLSRDKDGLLVVEMDLNLCRQVKDFWGFQMTQRLPLYAESLAKAIQPDYKPPTIRE; encoded by the exons ATGTCTGAGACAAATTTTAAAAGCTTGGAAGATGTACTGAACAAATACATTCCTTCGGAAGAACTCCGCGAAGTGAAAAGAGTTCTCTACGGTAGATCAGACGA CAACGAGCTGACATTTTCGGACGAGACAATTTCATTAGCAAAGGATGTAGATGTCGAGCTGAAGGGATACGTGTTTGATGCACGTAAAGAAAATTTGAGAAGACCAAGGATCGTCAGAGTCGCAGCCATACAAAATACCGTCGATATCCCAACGACGGCACCGATCCACGTGCAACGCGATGCGTTACATGAGAAAATATCGAACATTTTAAGAGTAGCTGTTTCAGCTGGCGTTAATATCGTTTGCCTCCAGGAAGCATGGA CTATGCCTTTTGCCTTCTGTACACGCGAAAAGTTTCCTTGGTGCGAGTTCGCCGAGGATGTTGAGAATGGACCTACCACGAAAATGCTGAAGGAGTTAGCCAAGCAATATAACATGGTCATCATTTCTCCTATCCTCGAGCGTGACTCAAATCATCATGATACAATATGGAATACGGCCGTAGTGATTTCAAACAACGGTGCTTACATTGGCAAGCATCGTAAAAACCATATTCCTCGTGTAGGAGATTTTAATGAATCGACGTACTATTTCGAGGGTAATACGGGCCATCCTGTCTTCGAAACGCAGTTTGGGCGCATAGGAATTAACATATGCTATGGGCGCCACCACCCACAAAATTGGATGATGTTTGGAATCAACGGAGCCGAGATAGTTTTTAATCCATCTGCGACG gTTGGTGCCCTTAGTGAACCACTATGGGGTATCGAGGCAAGAAATGCAGCTATTGCGAATGGATACTTTACTTTTGCAATCAATCGCGTCGGGACGGAAGTTTTTCCGAATGAGTTTACTTCCGGCAATGGGTTACCGGCACACAAGGACTTTGGACCGTTCTACGGATCATCTTATGTGGCAGCTCCAGACGGTTCACGCACACCAGGTCTTTCGCGAGATAAAGACGGCTTACTTGTGGTAGAGATGGATTTGAACCTTTGTCGGCAGGTAAAGGATTTCTGGGGCTTTCAGATGACTCAACGTCTACCTTTGTATGCCGAATCTCTGGCCAAAGCTATTCAACCGGATTACAAGCCTCCGACAATAAGAGAATAG